The sequence below is a genomic window from Shinella zoogloeoides.
CGCTCGCGCGCCGTCGATTTCGGCATCGAGCCCCCGCGCTTCGACAAGACAGACATCCACGTGCACGTACCGGAAGGCGCGACGCCGAAGGATGGCCCGTCGGCCGGTATCGCCATGGCGACCGCCATCGTCTCCATCATGACCGGCATTCCGGTCTCGAAGGATATCGCGATGACGGGCGAGGTGACGCTGCGCGGCCGGGTACTGCCGATCGGCGGCCTCAAGGAAAAGCTGCTTGCAGCGCTTCGCGGCGGCATCAAGAAGGTGCTGATCCCGGAAGAGAACGCCAAGGATCTGGCGGACATTCCGGACAATGTGAAGAACAGCATGGAGATCATTCCGGTATCCCGTATGGGCGAGGTGATCAGCCATGCGCTGCTGCGCACGCCCGAGCCGATCGAGTGGGACGGTACGGCCGAAGCGGCCAAGGTTCCGGCGGTCGAATCGGCTGAAGACGGCGCCGCTGCAATCGCGCATTGAGCGTTATCGCGGGGCGCTACGCCCGGCTTTTTCAAGTCAAACAGCAAAGGACCGGCCCCTGGGCCGGTCTTTTTCGTTGAAAAGAGTGTGTAAACCCCGGATTCTCAGGGGATTCCGACGAAATTTTCTTGCGGGGAGAAGGGCGATGCGTATTCTGCCCCCGACTTGTAAGAGTCGTTTCAAACCGTAAGAAAGGGGTGGAAACATGAACAAGAATGAACTCGTATCCGCAGTGGCTGAGAAGTCCGGCCTCTCCAAGACGGACGCAGCATCTGCTGTCGACGCCGTTTTCGAGACGATCCAGGGCGAACTCAAGAACGGCGGTGACGTTCGTCTCGTCGGTTTCGGCAATTTCTCCGTATCGCGCCGCGAAGCCTCGAAGGGTCGTAACCTTTCGACCGGCGCCGAGATCGAGATCCCGGCTCGCAACGTGCCGAAGTTCTCGGCCGGCAAGGGCCTGAAGGACGCCGTCAACGGCTGATCCGATGCGGCTGCATGATCCTTCAGACCATGCGGCAGCCTTGAAGTTCTGCAGCGCTTCCTGTGCGTCATCCGTGGCGCGCGGCGCTGCGGGCAGAGCGGTTATCCACTCCGCCGCAAATCCTGAAGTTCAGGGCAGGGGTCCGGTTTTCCGGACCCCTTTTTATTTGCGGGGCAAGGGACGGGATGACACGCCATTGTCATCGGCCTGTAACACGAAAGCCGCAGAACCGCCCGGTTCCTATTGACCGGATTCCGGAGGTTTTCATGAAGACCCGTTCGCTCACCGCCGCGCTCGCGGCGGTCCTCGCCGCATCGGTGGCCCCCGCCGCCAGCGCCGAGCCCGTATTCAATCGCATTTCATCCTTCGCCGTAGCCGACAACCTGCCCGAGGGCGTGGATAAGGCGATGCCGACCTCGTCCGAAATCATCGCCGCCTCCGAGGACGGCAATACGCTCGTCTATTCCGACAGCCCGAACAAGGCGATCGGCTTCATCGACATCACCGACGCGAAGGCCCCGAAGGCCGGCGGCTCCGTCTCCTTCGACGGCGAGCCGACCTCCGTCGCTATAGCGGCCGGCAAGGCGCTCGTCGCGGTCAACACCCGCGAGAGCTTCGTGAAGCCGTCGGGCGTTCTCACCCAGGTCGACCTCGCCTCGAAGGCTATCGACGCGACCTGCGATATCGGCGGCCAGCCGGATTCCATCGCCCTCAACAAGGACAAGACGATCGCCGCGATCGCCATCGAGAACGAGCGCGATGAAGAGGTCAATGACGGCGCCATCCCGCAGATGCCGGCCGGCGATCTCGTCCTGCTGTCGCTCAAGGACGGCGTCGTCGATTGCGGCTCGTTGAAGCGCGTGACGCTCACCGGCCTTGCCGCGGTTGCCGGCGAGGACCCGGAGCCGGAATTCGTTGCCTTCAACGGCCTCGACGAAATCGCCCTCACGCTGCAGGAAAACAACCATATCGTCATCGTCGACGGCAAGACCGGCGCCGTGAAGAGCCACTTCTCCGCCGGCACCGTCAGCCTCGAGGGCGTCGATACCAAGAAAGACGGTGCGCTGAAGTTCACCGGCGAGGTCAAGGACGTCGCCCGCGAGCCGGACGCCGTGAAGTGGCTCGACGACAACCGCCTCGTCGTCGCCAACGAGGGCGACTGGAAGGGCGGCGCCCGCGGCTTCACCATCTTCGACAAGGAAGGCAAGGTTCTCCACGAGAACGGCGCCGGCTTCGAGCGTGAAATCGCGAAGATCGGCCACTACCCGGACAAGCGCAACAAGAAGGGCGTGGAGCCGGAAGGCCTGGAAGCCGCCAAATTCGGCGACGACAACCTGTTCTTCGTGCTGGCCGAGCGCGCTTCCATCGTCGGCGTCTACAAGGACACCGGCACGGAGCCCGAACTTCTCCAGCTTCTGCCCTCGGGCGTCGGCCCGGAAGGCGCGGTCGCCATTCCGGCCCGCAACCTCTTCGTGACCGCCAACGAAAGCGACCTCGTCGAGGACGGCGGCGCACGCTCGCACGTCATGATCTACGAGCGCGCGGAAGGCGAGGCGACGTATCCGCAGATCGTCTCCACCGAGAAAGACGGCGAACTGATCGGCTTCGGCGCGCTGTCCGGCCTTGCGCCTATCAAGGACAAGCCGGGCATGCTCCATGCCGTGAACGACTCCTTCTACGCCTCGCAGCCGACGATCTTCACGATCGACGCCACGCAGAAGCCGGCGAAGATCGTCGATGCGCTGCGCATCACGCGCAACGGCGCCGCCGCTCAGAAGCTCGACAGCGAAGGCCTGACGCCGGACGGCGAGGGCGGCTTCTGGCTTGCCAACGAGGGCGATGCCGACAAGCTCTACGCCCATGCCATCATCCACGTGAACGAGAAGGGCGAGATCGAGAAGGAAATCGCCATCCCCGCCGAGCTGCGCGCCGGCGAGAAGCGTTTCGGCTTCGAGGGCATCACCAGCGTCGGCGAAGGCGACGACATGGTGCTCTGGATGGCCATGCAGCGCGAATGGGGCGACGACGAGAAGGGCTTCGTGAAGCTCGTCTCCTACAAGCCGTCGTCCAAGGAATGGGGCGCGGTGCGCTATCCGCTCGAAAAGACGGAAAGCGGCTGGGTCGGCCTCTCCGAGATCACGGTGAACGGCGACTATGCCTATATCATCGAGCGCGACAACCTGATCGGCCAGGCGGCCAAGCTGAAGAAGCTTTACCGCGTCGCGCTCGCCGACCTGAAGCCGGCCAAGCTCGGCACCGAGCTGCCGGTCGTGAAGAAGCAAGAGGTCCGCGACCTCATTCCCGACCTGAAGGCCGGAAACGGCTACGTCGTCGACAAGGTCGAGGGCTTTGCCATCGACGCCGCCGGCAACGGCTTCGTCGTGACGGACAATGACGGGGTGGACGACTCCTCCGGCGAGACGCTGTTCTTCGGCATCGGCCCGATCAACGCGATGTAAGCCGGGACCACCCGAAAGGCGACAAACAAAAAAGGCCGGGATCCTGCGATCCCGGCCTTTTCGGTTTTCGATGCCGCCCGGCTCAGCCGACGGCGTGGAGGGAGCGAACGGGTGCCGCGTCGGCAATGCCCTCGCTCTTGTCTCGTTCCCGTTGCAGCTCCTCGGTCTTCTCGCTGAGACAGCGGATGATTTCCTTCATATGCTGCTTCTGGTCTTCGGTCAGAACCGCGAATATGGCTTCGATCGTCTTGTGCTGCGGCTGCTGGGCGGCCGAGATGACGGTCCGGCCCATATCCGTTATCGAGACGATCTTGGCGCGTCGGTCCTTCGGATCGGGCTCGCGCTTGACCAGCTTGTCACGCTCAAGACCATCGATCGCTTCCGTCACCGTACGGGGTGCGAAACCAAGAGCGCAGGCGATGTCCGTGGAGCGCTGCGGGCCCTGGCATTCCAGCAAAAGCAGGAACTTGCTGCGGGCGAGCGATACGCCTTCGTCCATCATGCACTCATTCACCAGGCGACTCACCTGATGGTAGAGTTTGAACATGCCTTGGGAGATTTCTATCGTGCTAGTCATGAGGTGGAATATAGGTATTATGAGGGACCATGTCAAATGATCACGAAGTTTTTCGGAGAATTTGATCATAGATATTGAACGATGCCTGTAAATGCGAACGGTCAGGCAACAGGTCGGTTTTCTTACCTCTTCTCCGGCTTTTTCGGGGGGAAACGATTTCTTTCCTGCATAACCTGCCGAGCGTTGCTGCAAGCATTGACCCCGCGGAAGGCGGAGGCGATTGTCCGGCATGCCTTTCCGCTTCCTTCATACGGCCGACCTCCATCTCGATTCGCCGCTCACCTCGCTCGCATTGCGCAATGCTGACCTAGGCGACCTCGTGCGCGGGGCGACGCGCAAGGCGCTGGAGCGCATCGTCGATCTCGCAATTTCGGAGGCGGTGGATGCGGTCATCATCGCCGGCGACCTCTATGACGGGTCGCAGACCTCCATGGCGACGGCGCTCTTCCTGATGGGCCAGATGCGCCGGCTGGAGGCGGCCGGCATCCGCGTGTTCCTCATCCGCGGCAACCATGATGCGCAGTCGCAGATCACCCGGGAGCTGACCTTCCCGCCGAACGTGCACGTCTTCGACGGCCGCGGCAAACCGGTAAGGGCAGGGGCGCTCGCCAACGGCCGCGAGGTGCATGTCCACGGCGTCAGCTTCGCCAATCCCCATGCCCCCGCCTCACTGCTGCCGACCTATCGCGCGCCGGTGGCGGATGCCCTCAATATCGGCCTCATGCACACCAGTCTCGCCGGCGCGAGCCGCCACGATCCCTATGCGCCTGTCGGCATACCGGACCTGACGGCGCACGGTTTCGATTATTGGGCGCTCGGCCATATCCACCAGCGCCGCGTGCATCTCGAAAAGCCCTGGATCGTCATGCCCGGCAATCCGCAGGGCCGCGACATCAACGAGGGCGGGCCGAAGGGCGTGACGCTCGCCACCATTGCCGAGGACGGCACGATCGCCTGCGAGGAACGCCTCGTCGCGCTCGCGGTGTTCGAGCGGCTTTCCGTCGATCTCTCTGATATCGACGACTGGTCCGCCATGCTCGACCGCGCCGAAACGGTGCTGGGCGAGGCGAGGGCGGCGGCCGGCGGTGCCCATCTCGTCGCCCGCCTCATGCTCACAGGCGCGACGTCGCTCGCCTGGCGCCTGCGCCGCGACGAGGACCTGCTGCTTGCGGAAATCCAGAACCTTGCCGCCTCGCTCGGCGAATGCTGGATCGAAGCGGTGGAACTTGCCGTTTCGGTGCCGGCGGCGATGGCAGGCTCCGATGCCGGCCCGGTCACCGAGCTTTCACGCCTGATGCGGGAGGATGTGGTCGGGAGCCATGCCTATCGCGCGGAACTGCGCGAGACGTTGGCCGATCTTCTGCGCCAGCTTCCAAAGGAGGCGCGCAGCCTGCTGGCGCCGGATGAGGCGGCGGAGGAGGCGTTGCTGTCCGATCTTGCGCTGCAGGGCTCCGACGCCGTGCTTGCCCGCCTCGGCGGCGAGAGCGAGAGGGCATAGCGCATGCGCCTCGATCGCCTCGATCTCGTCCGTTACGGCAAGTTCACCGACCGCAGCCTCGACTTCGGCGTGCCTAAGCCCGGCAAGCCGGATTTCCACCTCGTGCACGGCCCCAACGAGGCCGGCAAGTCGACGCTCTTCTCCGCCTATCTCGATCTTCTCTTCGGCATCGAGAAATCGAGCGCCTACGGCTTCCTCCATCCCTATTCGCTGATGCGCGTGGGCGGGCGGCTGACCGTCGGCACGGAGCGCCACGAGGCCTATCGCCTCAAGCGCAACCAGACCTCGCTCGTCGCGGCCGACGACCGGCCGTTGCCCGACGCGCTCTTCGCCCCGGTGCTCGGCAGCATGGATCGCGGCGTCTACCGCACCATGTTCTCGCTCGACGACGAGAGCATCGAGAAGGGTGGCGAGGATATCCTGAAGAGCGAGGGCGAACTCGGCGCCATGCTTTTTTCGGCAAGTTCCGGCCTTTCCGACATGGCCACCGGCCTTGCTGCGCTGAAGGCGGAAGCCGACGAATTCTACCGGCCCTCCGGCCGCAAGCATGGCCTGTCCGTGCTCAAGGCGGAGATCGAGGCGCTGGCCACTGAACGCAAGACTCTGGACGTTGCCGCCCGCGACTATGGCGTGCTGGTGCGCGAACGCGACGCCGCGGCCTCCCGGCATGCCGAGGTGACGGCCGCCCGGAGCGAAGCGCGCGCCGTGCTGGCGCAGGTGGAGCGCAGCCTTTCCGCGCTGCCCTATCTTCGCCGCATGCGGGCGCTGCGGACGGAACTCGGCGCCTTCGACCTCGGAGCGTCGCCGCCGGCCGGCTGGCGCTCCCTTCTCGGTGACCTTGCCCGCGAGGAGGCGGAGATTGCCGCCCGCACCGCGCGGGTCGTCACGGAGCGCGAGCGGCAGGAGGAAGAGCGCGAGGGGCTGCCGGAGGACGACGCCGTGCTGGGCGCGCAGGCGGATATCGCGGCGCTCTCCGGCTCGGCGCTCGAAGCGCGCTTCCGCACGGCGGCGATGGACCTTTCGCACCGCGAGGCGGATCGGAGCCGGCTGGCCGTGACGATCGGAACGGGCCTCGCCGCGCTCGGCCTTTCGCCGGAGGCCGATCCGGCAAAAGTCCTGCTTGCGCCGGGACTTGCCGAGAAATTGACCGCCCTCCTGTCGCGCCGGGTTGCGCTGGCCGAGCGCTCGGAGGCCGCGCTTCGCGAGCAGGCCGAGGCGGAAAAGGCGCTGGAGGCGGCAGGCGGCGGAGCCAATGCTCTCGCTACGGACGAGTCAGGAGAAGAAGAGGCGTTGCAGACCACGCTCGGCGCGATCCTGCGCGCGGCCCGCGCCGCCGATCTTCCCGCGCGCTTGCGTGATGCTCGTCGCCACGTCGCTGTCGCGCGGCAGGAAGCGGACGATGCGCTGGCCCGCCTTGCCCCCTGGACAGGCACGGCGGCGGCACTCGAAGGCATGCATGTCCCGGCATCGGCGGAAATCGAGGGCCTGCACGACCGGTTCGACGCGGCGACCGAAACGTTGCGGCGCCAGCGCGAGCAGGTTGCCGCGCTTGCCTTGGAAGTGGCTACCGCCAAGGCGACGCTCGATGCGCTCCGCAAGGCAACAGGTGCAGCGGGAGAGGAAGAGGCCGGCCGATTGAGAGCGGCGCGCGAAGCGGCCTGGCAGGCCCATCTGGGCCGTCTTGACCGGGATACCGCCGCACAATTCGAAGATGCCATGCAGGCGGACGACCGCGCCATGGACGCGCGCCTGCGCAATGCCGACCGTCTCTCGGAACTACGCGTCCTCGAACGCACCACGGCCGAGGGCAGGGCGCGGCTCGAAACGCTGCGGAATGAAACGACACGCCTGGAGCAGGCAAGGGCGGAGATCGCGGCGGACGTAGCCGCGTTCGCTCGCCGCCTCGACCTGCCAGAAACGACGCCGCTGGCAGAGACGACCGCCTGGCTCGAAAGGCGGGCTGTGGCGCTGGAGAAATTCAGTGAACTTGCGCGCCGGACGCTGGAGGCCGATCTGGTCGAGAAGGAAGCGGGAGATGTTCTCTCCCGGCTGTCCGCCCATCTTCCGGCCGCGCTCGCCAGGGACACGGCTATCGACGAGGCACTGTTCCTGGCGGAGGACCGGCTGGAGGCCTTGAAGGCCGCACGAATCGCGCGGCTTGCCGCCACGGAGCGTCTGGCGCGCGCGCAGGCCGATGTCAAAACTCGCCGCAAGACCGCGGAAGAGGCGGTCTCTGCGCTCGCGGCATGGCAGGAGGCATGGAGAGGCGCGATTGCCGGCACATGGCTGGCGACGGACGGGGCCCCCGCCGAGCCCGAGCGCCTCGCCGCGCTGCTGCCGGCCTTGCAGGCGCTCGGCCAGAATGTCGAGCGGCGAAACGAGCTGGATCACCGCATCGCCGCCATGCGCCGCGACCAGCAGGACTACGCCGCCCAAGCGCGCCGGCTTGCCGAGCGGCTGTCCGAACCGTTTGATGCGGACGAACCGCTGTCGACCGTGGCCGGTCTCGTCCGCCGTCTTGCGGCAGCCGGGACCATCCGCGAAAGGCGCGAGGCCATCGACAAGGCGTTGCTGCGGCTCGATGAGGAGGGGGGGGCGCTGGAAGAGCGCCGCTCCGTCCTGACATCGCGACTGTCGGAAATCTTCGCCTTTCTCGGCTGCGACACGCTCGCGGAAGCGGGGATGCTGCTCGAAGCCTACCGCAAGCGCGACGACGTCCTTGGCCGGGTCGAAGATGCGGCGCGCGATCTTGCGCAGCAGATGCGGGCGGAAACCGCCGAGGAGGCCGAGGCGCTGCTTGCGGCGGTCGACGAGGACCAGCTTGCCCGGGAAAAGGGCGACCTTTCCGCCCGGCTGGACGAGTTCGACCGCGAGGTGGAGGAATTGCATGCGGCGCGGGCACGGGCGGAAGAGGCGCTTGCCAGGATCGCCGGCAGCGACGAGGCGGCCGCGCTGGAAGAACGGCGGCGCACGGCGCTGATCGAGCTTGCGGAACGGTCGCGGCGCTATCTTTCAACGCGCGCCGGCATCATGGCGGCCGAGCAGGCCCTGCGGCTCTATCGCGAGCGCCATCGCAGCGCGATGATGGAGCGTGCCTCGAAGACGTTCCGCGATATCACCGGCGGCGAATATGCAGGCCTTTCGACGATGCTGGAAAAGGACAGCGAGTTCCTCGTCGTCAACGCGGGCGCAGGCGGCTCGAAGCTCGTCAGGGACCTCTCCAAGGGCACGCGCTTCCAACTCTATCTTGCGCTGCGCGTCGCAGGGTATCACGAGATCGCCGCCAGCCGCGAGATCGTGCCCTTCATCGCCGACGACATCATGGAGACCTTCGACGACGCGCGCGCGCTGAACGCGTTGCGCGTCATGGGCGACATGGCGTGTGGCGGGCAGGTGATCTACCTCACGCACCACCAGCACCTGCGCGATCTCGCGCGGCAGGCCTGCCCGGACGTGACGATCCATGAATTGTGAGGGCTGAAACGTTTGCACTCTCAAGAAAGCGTTAATGTCCGGAACTTGACTTGCCCTGTGGTAAATGGTTCTTGGCGCACCATCGGCACCGCTGCGAAGCCTGCTTCGCGCGGCGCTCCGCCTTTGCGAAACGGACAGGCATGACGATGAGGACCGGGAAAGAGGCGACCATGTGGGAGCGGGGTTTTGCACCCGTCGGCTTCCTCGTGCTGCTCTTCACGCTGTTCCTCTCGCAGTTTTCCCTGCCGGAAAACGCCGGCAATGCCGGCCCGCCGCAACGCGCGGCAGCCGAAGGCGGCGTCGCGCCGTCGCCGCTTTCCATTGCTGGCGACGACCTCTGGTTCCCGGCGAGCGGCCATGCCGAACGGCGGGTCGCCAAGGCGAAGACCGGCTTGCCGGAAGGCGATGCCGGCGGCAAGGCGTTCGTTCCGGGCGCCGGTGCGCTGCTCTATCCCTTTGATACCGCCTCGTCCGAGGTCTTTACCGCTGCCGATGACGCGA
It includes:
- the hupB gene encoding DNA-binding protein HupB; its protein translation is MNKNELVSAVAEKSGLSKTDAASAVDAVFETIQGELKNGGDVRLVGFGNFSVSRREASKGRNLSTGAEIEIPARNVPKFSAGKGLKDAVNG
- a CDS encoding esterase-like activity of phytase family protein, coding for MKTRSLTAALAAVLAASVAPAASAEPVFNRISSFAVADNLPEGVDKAMPTSSEIIAASEDGNTLVYSDSPNKAIGFIDITDAKAPKAGGSVSFDGEPTSVAIAAGKALVAVNTRESFVKPSGVLTQVDLASKAIDATCDIGGQPDSIALNKDKTIAAIAIENERDEEVNDGAIPQMPAGDLVLLSLKDGVVDCGSLKRVTLTGLAAVAGEDPEPEFVAFNGLDEIALTLQENNHIVIVDGKTGAVKSHFSAGTVSLEGVDTKKDGALKFTGEVKDVAREPDAVKWLDDNRLVVANEGDWKGGARGFTIFDKEGKVLHENGAGFEREIAKIGHYPDKRNKKGVEPEGLEAAKFGDDNLFFVLAERASIVGVYKDTGTEPELLQLLPSGVGPEGAVAIPARNLFVTANESDLVEDGGARSHVMIYERAEGEATYPQIVSTEKDGELIGFGALSGLAPIKDKPGMLHAVNDSFYASQPTIFTIDATQKPAKIVDALRITRNGAAAQKLDSEGLTPDGEGGFWLANEGDADKLYAHAIIHVNEKGEIEKEIAIPAELRAGEKRFGFEGITSVGEGDDMVLWMAMQREWGDDEKGFVKLVSYKPSSKEWGAVRYPLEKTESGWVGLSEITVNGDYAYIIERDNLIGQAAKLKKLYRVALADLKPAKLGTELPVVKKQEVRDLIPDLKAGNGYVVDKVEGFAIDAAGNGFVVTDNDGVDDSSGETLFFGIGPINAM
- a CDS encoding MarR family winged helix-turn-helix transcriptional regulator, which gives rise to MMDEGVSLARSKFLLLLECQGPQRSTDIACALGFAPRTVTEAIDGLERDKLVKREPDPKDRRAKIVSITDMGRTVISAAQQPQHKTIEAIFAVLTEDQKQHMKEIIRCLSEKTEELQRERDKSEGIADAAPVRSLHAVG
- a CDS encoding metallophosphoesterase family protein, which translates into the protein MPFRFLHTADLHLDSPLTSLALRNADLGDLVRGATRKALERIVDLAISEAVDAVIIAGDLYDGSQTSMATALFLMGQMRRLEAAGIRVFLIRGNHDAQSQITRELTFPPNVHVFDGRGKPVRAGALANGREVHVHGVSFANPHAPASLLPTYRAPVADALNIGLMHTSLAGASRHDPYAPVGIPDLTAHGFDYWALGHIHQRRVHLEKPWIVMPGNPQGRDINEGGPKGVTLATIAEDGTIACEERLVALAVFERLSVDLSDIDDWSAMLDRAETVLGEARAAAGGAHLVARLMLTGATSLAWRLRRDEDLLLAEIQNLAASLGECWIEAVELAVSVPAAMAGSDAGPVTELSRLMREDVVGSHAYRAELRETLADLLRQLPKEARSLLAPDEAAEEALLSDLALQGSDAVLARLGGESERA
- a CDS encoding AAA family ATPase — encoded protein: MRLDRLDLVRYGKFTDRSLDFGVPKPGKPDFHLVHGPNEAGKSTLFSAYLDLLFGIEKSSAYGFLHPYSLMRVGGRLTVGTERHEAYRLKRNQTSLVAADDRPLPDALFAPVLGSMDRGVYRTMFSLDDESIEKGGEDILKSEGELGAMLFSASSGLSDMATGLAALKAEADEFYRPSGRKHGLSVLKAEIEALATERKTLDVAARDYGVLVRERDAAASRHAEVTAARSEARAVLAQVERSLSALPYLRRMRALRTELGAFDLGASPPAGWRSLLGDLAREEAEIAARTARVVTERERQEEEREGLPEDDAVLGAQADIAALSGSALEARFRTAAMDLSHREADRSRLAVTIGTGLAALGLSPEADPAKVLLAPGLAEKLTALLSRRVALAERSEAALREQAEAEKALEAAGGGANALATDESGEEEALQTTLGAILRAARAADLPARLRDARRHVAVARQEADDALARLAPWTGTAAALEGMHVPASAEIEGLHDRFDAATETLRRQREQVAALALEVATAKATLDALRKATGAAGEEEAGRLRAAREAAWQAHLGRLDRDTAAQFEDAMQADDRAMDARLRNADRLSELRVLERTTAEGRARLETLRNETTRLEQARAEIAADVAAFARRLDLPETTPLAETTAWLERRAVALEKFSELARRTLEADLVEKEAGDVLSRLSAHLPAALARDTAIDEALFLAEDRLEALKAARIARLAATERLARAQADVKTRRKTAEEAVSALAAWQEAWRGAIAGTWLATDGAPAEPERLAALLPALQALGQNVERRNELDHRIAAMRRDQQDYAAQARRLAERLSEPFDADEPLSTVAGLVRRLAAAGTIRERREAIDKALLRLDEEGGALEERRSVLTSRLSEIFAFLGCDTLAEAGMLLEAYRKRDDVLGRVEDAARDLAQQMRAETAEEAEALLAAVDEDQLAREKGDLSARLDEFDREVEELHAARARAEEALARIAGSDEAAALEERRRTALIELAERSRRYLSTRAGIMAAEQALRLYRERHRSAMMERASKTFRDITGGEYAGLSTMLEKDSEFLVVNAGAGGSKLVRDLSKGTRFQLYLALRVAGYHEIAASREIVPFIADDIMETFDDARALNALRVMGDMACGGQVIYLTHHQHLRDLARQACPDVTIHEL